A DNA window from Gemmatimonadales bacterium contains the following coding sequences:
- a CDS encoding GH116 family glycosyl hydrolase translates to MSLRVAFVARVGLMEEDAAWKWLSRQDGIAARRFEPGDLAAAVGEADVVWFHASGPLVDLALEPLHPLVAAGHGLLLTLRAADLVGPLGIESAPPNDVGEARWDDDADPWYQGTFRAMPAYPHIRGMATYGPHPLVAGLHNGTYTWAPRAGEPFTWACYAGGVRPAEGRVVGVERAYGVQNAERTVAWEYPMGRGHVVCVGAFVHFAAPDALLHPQLERLTRNALAATTAEAAERTYWPAPGTGSAPSEALVLPEPLDLDGALPDPANDPITLASAVETDEQFDLAGRRALLVGKDRQGIREVWVHPHRAVASWDVAAEGEPALGTRITVTPDVAVRTLETGRRRIAETSFVALEHALCLVEYRAARKGRESVARAPASVEVTLHADLRRMWPYPAGCGGNLRFRRGAQGLVAVVESESDDGVVAVFTNVPSVITMKALHVEGVPVVECAVSAPLGIPFRLAIVGGATRDDLERTLRAVRRLGVTGLVRQRTQRAATLREARLAVRGEDEGLGRAVEWAKRRLDAFVVDAPGVGRSLVAGYAPSSPGWGGGRPGCAWFFGRDACWSAFALLAAGEHSVVRQVIRFLGDRQDVTGKVLHEASTSGQFHYDAADATPLYLLLAGRYLAWTGDVEFVASIWPRVEHAFAFCLSTDTDGDGLIENSRVGHGWVESGPLAGAQVTLYLAAIWRAALEELARAAEVLGKARFAADCWTRAARAGATIEQQFYREDRGIYALDKQRDATMLWTQTALMSVPILLGAANPVRAKRFLDQLAGEHYSARWGVRLLPSNDPHFNPAGYQSGTVWPLFTGWAAHAEYRAGRGESAFRHLAANVRHASARQGGAFDEAMHGLEERAAGVCPDRACSAAMVIAPLVEGLLGVVPDAPHRRLAIAPQLPDVLDRLEVLGLRCGETVYDLKLRKRGGLLDVAARRTHGPPLWLTVAPCCPGPPSRVEVDGEEVTPEVTAWGSGVRSAVAFEASGEHEVRFVLE, encoded by the coding sequence GTGAGCCTGCGCGTGGCGTTCGTGGCACGCGTCGGCCTGATGGAGGAGGACGCCGCCTGGAAGTGGCTGAGTCGCCAGGACGGCATCGCGGCGCGCCGCTTCGAACCGGGCGACCTCGCCGCTGCCGTGGGGGAGGCCGACGTCGTCTGGTTTCACGCCTCGGGGCCGCTGGTGGATCTCGCGCTCGAGCCGCTGCACCCGCTAGTCGCGGCGGGGCACGGCCTCCTCCTCACTCTGCGCGCCGCCGACCTCGTCGGGCCGCTCGGCATCGAGTCCGCGCCGCCCAACGACGTGGGGGAGGCCCGTTGGGACGACGACGCGGATCCCTGGTACCAAGGGACGTTCCGCGCCATGCCCGCGTACCCGCACATCCGCGGCATGGCGACGTACGGCCCGCACCCGCTCGTCGCGGGCCTGCACAACGGGACGTACACCTGGGCGCCCCGCGCGGGAGAGCCGTTCACGTGGGCCTGCTACGCCGGCGGCGTGCGTCCGGCCGAAGGGCGCGTGGTGGGCGTCGAGCGGGCGTACGGCGTCCAGAACGCGGAACGGACGGTGGCCTGGGAATACCCGATGGGCCGCGGTCATGTCGTGTGCGTCGGCGCGTTCGTCCACTTCGCGGCGCCGGACGCGCTGCTGCATCCTCAGCTCGAGCGACTGACGCGCAACGCCCTTGCCGCGACGACCGCGGAAGCGGCCGAGCGAACGTACTGGCCGGCCCCCGGCACTGGGTCGGCGCCGTCCGAAGCGCTGGTGCTCCCGGAGCCGCTCGATCTCGATGGGGCGCTGCCCGATCCGGCGAACGACCCGATCACGCTCGCGAGCGCGGTCGAGACGGACGAGCAATTCGACCTGGCCGGCCGGCGCGCGCTCCTGGTCGGGAAGGACCGCCAGGGAATCCGCGAGGTCTGGGTCCACCCGCACCGGGCGGTGGCGTCGTGGGACGTGGCGGCGGAAGGGGAACCGGCGCTGGGAACGCGGATCACCGTGACGCCCGACGTGGCCGTCCGCACCCTGGAAACCGGCCGCCGCCGGATCGCCGAGACGTCGTTCGTCGCGCTCGAGCACGCGCTGTGCCTCGTCGAATACCGCGCGGCGCGCAAGGGCAGGGAGTCCGTGGCCCGCGCTCCGGCATCGGTGGAGGTGACGCTGCATGCCGACCTGCGCCGCATGTGGCCCTATCCGGCGGGATGCGGCGGCAACCTCCGGTTCCGGCGCGGCGCTCAGGGACTCGTAGCCGTCGTCGAGTCGGAGAGCGACGACGGCGTGGTCGCCGTGTTCACGAACGTGCCGTCGGTCATCACGATGAAGGCACTCCACGTCGAGGGCGTCCCCGTCGTCGAGTGTGCCGTCTCAGCGCCGCTGGGCATCCCGTTCCGCCTCGCCATCGTCGGCGGCGCGACCCGTGACGATCTCGAGCGGACCCTGCGCGCGGTCCGGCGGCTCGGCGTCACCGGGCTGGTCCGCCAGCGGACCCAGCGCGCGGCTACGCTGCGCGAGGCGCGCCTCGCGGTCCGCGGAGAGGACGAAGGTCTCGGGCGCGCGGTCGAGTGGGCGAAGCGCCGCCTGGACGCGTTCGTGGTGGACGCGCCCGGCGTGGGACGCTCGCTGGTCGCCGGGTACGCGCCATCCAGCCCGGGGTGGGGCGGTGGCCGGCCCGGCTGCGCCTGGTTCTTCGGACGTGACGCCTGCTGGTCCGCCTTCGCGCTGCTGGCCGCGGGCGAACACTCGGTGGTACGGCAGGTCATCCGCTTCCTGGGCGACCGCCAGGACGTGACCGGGAAGGTGCTGCACGAGGCGAGCACGTCCGGCCAGTTCCACTACGACGCCGCGGACGCGACGCCGCTCTACCTGTTGCTGGCCGGGCGATACCTGGCGTGGACCGGCGACGTCGAGTTCGTGGCGTCGATATGGCCGCGCGTCGAGCACGCCTTCGCCTTCTGCCTGTCGACGGACACCGACGGGGACGGACTGATCGAGAACTCCCGCGTCGGGCACGGGTGGGTCGAGTCGGGTCCCCTGGCAGGGGCACAGGTCACGCTGTACCTGGCCGCGATCTGGCGGGCGGCGCTCGAGGAGCTCGCCCGCGCCGCTGAGGTGCTCGGCAAAGCACGCTTCGCCGCCGACTGCTGGACGCGGGCCGCGCGGGCGGGCGCCACGATCGAGCAGCAGTTCTACCGCGAGGATCGGGGGATCTACGCGCTCGACAAGCAGCGCGACGCGACGATGCTCTGGACCCAGACGGCGTTGATGAGCGTGCCCATCCTGCTCGGCGCGGCGAACCCGGTCCGCGCCAAGCGCTTCCTCGACCAGCTGGCCGGCGAGCACTACTCCGCCCGATGGGGCGTGCGCCTGCTCCCCTCCAACGACCCGCACTTCAATCCCGCCGGCTACCAGTCAGGCACCGTCTGGCCGCTGTTCACCGGCTGGGCGGCGCACGCGGAGTATCGAGCCGGGCGCGGCGAGTCCGCGTTCCGCCACCTGGCCGCCAACGTGCGGCACGCCTCAGCTCGACAGGGTGGCGCCTTCGACGAGGCGATGCACGGGCTCGAGGAGCGGGCAGCCGGAGTCTGCCCCGACCGAGCCTGCTCCGCCGCGATGGTCATCGCGCCGCTGGTCGAGGGACTGCTCGGCGTCGTACCTGACGCCCCGCACCGACGGCTGGCGATCGCACCGCAACTCCCCGACGTCCTGGACCGGCTCGAAGTCCTAGGCCTCCGCTGCGGCGAGACCGTCTACGACCTGAAGCTGCGGAAGCGGGGGGGCCTGCTCGACGTGGCGGCCCGCCGCACCCACGGTCCACCGCTCTGGCTCACCGTTGCCCCGTGCTGCCCCGGACCGCCGTCCCGCGTGGAGGTGGATGGTGAAGAGGTGACGCCGGAAGTCACGGCGTGGGGGAGCGGGGTGCGGAGTGCCGTGGCGTTCGAAGCAAGCGGGGAGCATGAGGTGAGATTCGTGCTCGAGTAG
- a CDS encoding aminotransferase class V-fold PLP-dependent enzyme yields the protein MLDRRSFLGSAVASVLAARRGNADATPSARRGGWPPEVLQDDEGYWRTLRREFLIPADEAFFNTGTIGSSPRVVIDTVMNHMTQVDATIAHWDYRAEHPDYFAGYRPELELREKIATLVGASAEEIALTQNATFGASYVAGGLDLHAGDEVILTNQEHVGCESPWQLKAKRHGIYVKKVTVPVPPQNPQQLIELYLNATTPQTKVWAIPHLTSALAIRFPVNELCRIARERGIISVVDGAQCCGHLQLNLHEMGCDAYFSSPHKWLLAPQGCGFLYVSRERLPHLWATIASGQWDNYRDGAYRLMQVGTGNLSVLKGYEAAIDFHNRIGPARVERRVLGLAERLRAELRQIPQVTINSPQHPELVSATTVWSLAGYQAPDLMDQLWARAKVRCRSMGSPWGVRQCCHIYNSPEEVDRTLETVRRMVAERR from the coding sequence ATGCTCGACCGCCGCTCGTTCCTCGGTTCCGCCGTCGCCAGCGTACTCGCCGCCCGGCGCGGCAACGCGGACGCCACGCCCAGCGCCCGGCGCGGAGGCTGGCCACCCGAGGTCCTCCAGGACGATGAGGGCTACTGGCGCACGCTCCGCCGCGAGTTCCTGATCCCCGCCGACGAAGCCTTTTTCAACACGGGGACGATCGGAAGCTCACCGCGCGTAGTGATCGACACCGTCATGAATCACATGACCCAGGTGGATGCGACCATCGCGCACTGGGACTACCGGGCCGAACACCCCGACTATTTCGCGGGGTACCGTCCCGAGCTGGAGCTGAGAGAGAAGATCGCGACGCTGGTCGGCGCGTCCGCCGAGGAGATCGCGCTCACCCAGAACGCGACCTTCGGCGCCAGCTACGTCGCGGGCGGCCTGGACCTCCACGCCGGCGACGAGGTCATCCTCACCAACCAGGAGCACGTGGGCTGCGAGTCGCCGTGGCAGCTCAAGGCGAAACGGCACGGCATCTACGTGAAGAAGGTGACGGTCCCGGTCCCGCCGCAGAACCCGCAGCAGCTCATCGAACTGTACCTGAACGCGACGACCCCTCAGACGAAGGTGTGGGCGATCCCTCACCTCACGTCCGCGCTGGCGATCCGCTTCCCCGTGAACGAGCTGTGCCGTATCGCGCGCGAGCGCGGGATCATCTCGGTGGTGGACGGCGCCCAGTGCTGCGGGCACCTCCAGCTCAACCTGCACGAGATGGGGTGCGACGCGTACTTCTCGTCGCCGCACAAGTGGCTGCTGGCGCCGCAGGGATGCGGGTTCCTGTACGTGAGCCGCGAGCGCCTCCCCCACCTTTGGGCGACGATCGCCTCGGGCCAATGGGACAACTATCGCGATGGGGCGTACCGCCTGATGCAGGTAGGCACCGGCAACCTCTCGGTCCTCAAGGGCTACGAGGCGGCGATCGATTTCCACAACCGCATCGGTCCGGCGCGCGTCGAGCGGCGCGTCCTCGGGCTCGCCGAGCGCCTGCGCGCGGAGCTCCGCCAGATCCCGCAGGTGACCATCAACTCGCCGCAGCATCCGGAGCTGGTATCAGCCACTACCGTCTGGAGCCTCGCCGGCTACCAGGCGCCGGACTTGATGGATCAGCTGTGGGCGCGGGCCAAGGTGCGGTGCCGGTCGATGGGCAGCCCGTGGGGAGTCAGGCAGTGCTGTCACATCTACAATTCGCCCGAGGAAGTCGATCGGACGTTGGAGACGGTGAGGAGGATGGTGGCGGAAAGGCGGTGA
- a CDS encoding zf-HC2 domain-containing protein: MNVNRLNCEQTFARLDDYLDRELTPAELAEVAQHLERCVVCAGEFGVEARLLEEIRLKLRRVRAPAELMAKIEARLRQP, from the coding sequence ATGAACGTCAACCGGCTCAACTGCGAGCAGACCTTCGCGCGGCTGGACGACTACTTGGACCGCGAGCTGACCCCGGCGGAGCTCGCCGAGGTCGCGCAGCACCTGGAGAGGTGCGTCGTTTGCGCGGGCGAATTCGGCGTTGAGGCTCGGTTGCTGGAGGAGATCCGCCTAAAGCTCCGCCGCGTGAGGGCGCCGGCGGAACTGATGGCGAAGATCGAGGCGCGGCTCAGGCAGCCGTAG
- a CDS encoding sigma factor, translating into MASTAQFESLLAPLLDRGYGVALHLTRDRADAEDLVQEAALLAFRGFKGFRPGTNFRAWFFRILTNAFFTGYRRRKHEPDLVSLDEVPSAYIQRRAHEVVSGEEPGGGGLRGGDLAGAVLGKLEVEQMEEAIMSFRRSTASRARSISSRTSRTRRSPT; encoded by the coding sequence GTGGCGTCCACCGCCCAGTTCGAGTCACTCCTCGCGCCGCTCCTGGACCGGGGGTACGGCGTGGCGCTCCACCTGACCCGGGACCGCGCCGACGCGGAGGACCTGGTGCAGGAGGCGGCGCTGCTCGCCTTCCGCGGGTTCAAGGGCTTTCGGCCGGGCACGAACTTCCGCGCGTGGTTCTTCCGTATCCTCACCAACGCGTTCTTCACCGGGTACCGCAGACGCAAGCACGAGCCGGACTTGGTGTCACTCGACGAGGTGCCCAGCGCCTACATCCAGCGCCGAGCGCACGAGGTCGTGTCGGGCGAGGAGCCGGGCGGCGGGGGGCTTCGGGGCGGCGACCTGGCCGGCGCGGTACTCGGCAAGCTGGAGGTCGAACAGATGGAGGAAGCGATCATGTCGTTCCGGAGGAGTACCGCGTCGCGTGCTCGCTCTATTTCCTCCAGGACTTCGCGTACCAGGAGATCGCCGACGTGA
- a CDS encoding TVP38/TMEM64 family protein — MKKRSALLIVAFLALVVAGRYLGRYLPGFAEWVNGFGPWGAAVFVATYTAACVALAPASLMMLAAGAVFGAAKGVLVAWVAATLGATASFLVARHAARGAVERYLERHATFSALDDALSRQGWKLVILLRLSPIFPYNLLNYALGLSRVSLGGYLVAMLGMIPGTFLLVSSGAIAGDVAAVAGGVRLAHGWPYYAVLGLGIGATVLATLRITRVTRRVLAGT; from the coding sequence GTGAAGAAGCGCAGTGCGCTGTTGATCGTCGCGTTCCTGGCGCTGGTCGTCGCCGGCCGGTATCTCGGCCGCTACCTGCCCGGCTTCGCCGAGTGGGTGAACGGGTTCGGTCCCTGGGGCGCCGCGGTGTTCGTGGCGACGTACACCGCCGCCTGCGTGGCGCTGGCGCCCGCGTCGTTGATGATGCTCGCCGCGGGCGCGGTGTTCGGCGCCGCGAAAGGGGTCCTGGTCGCGTGGGTGGCGGCTACGCTCGGCGCCACCGCCTCGTTCCTGGTGGCGCGGCACGCGGCGCGCGGCGCGGTCGAGCGGTACCTGGAGCGGCACGCGACTTTCTCGGCGTTGGACGACGCTCTCTCGCGCCAGGGCTGGAAGCTCGTCATCCTGCTCCGCCTCTCGCCCATCTTCCCCTACAACCTTCTCAACTACGCGCTCGGCCTCTCCCGGGTCTCGTTGGGCGGGTACCTGGTGGCGATGCTCGGCATGATCCCCGGCACGTTCCTCCTCGTCTCCTCGGGCGCCATCGCCGGCGACGTGGCGGCGGTAGCGGGCGGCGTGCGGCTGGCGCACGGGTGGCCGTACTACGCGGTCCTTGGCCTCGGCATCGGGGCGACGGTGCTCGCCACGCTGCGCATCACGCGCGTCACCCGGCGCGTGCTCGCCGGCACCTGA